One Herbaspirillum rubrisubalbicans genomic window carries:
- a CDS encoding ABC transporter permease, giving the protein MADRMSFPLRLELRGAPSQTMTYLSPVIAIIATLLLGALLFLALGKDPLAGLKVFLVDPFNGKRAISELLLKSVPLILCALGLVVCFRASIWNIGAEGQFTVGALCSGAMLVWLDVPGHGISGGMGLVLMVLAGIVGGALWAAITAFLRDQFNANEILVSLMLTYVAQLLLMWAVNGPLKDPNGMNFPQSKVFSSEFMLPMLMSGTRLHVGFAVTLVAAVLMAIFMMRSLRGFSLMVGGVAPHAARYAGFSARSALWVSLLISGAFAGLAGAFEIAGPIGQLLPSVSPGYGFAAIIVAFIGRLHPIGAILGGLIMSLLYLGGELAQSRLGLPSAITGVFQGMLLFLLLACDTLIDYRLVWHKKV; this is encoded by the coding sequence ATGGCTGATCGCATGAGCTTCCCGCTGCGTCTGGAATTGCGCGGCGCGCCGTCGCAAACGATGACCTATCTCTCGCCGGTGATTGCCATCATCGCCACCCTGTTGCTGGGGGCGCTGCTGTTCCTGGCGCTGGGCAAGGATCCGCTGGCCGGGTTGAAGGTCTTCCTGGTCGATCCCTTCAATGGCAAGCGCGCCATCAGTGAGCTGCTGTTGAAATCGGTGCCGCTGATCCTGTGCGCGCTGGGGCTGGTGGTGTGCTTCCGCGCCAGTATCTGGAACATCGGCGCCGAGGGTCAGTTCACGGTCGGGGCCTTATGTTCGGGCGCCATGCTGGTGTGGCTGGACGTGCCGGGACATGGCATCTCGGGTGGCATGGGACTGGTGCTGATGGTGCTGGCCGGCATTGTCGGCGGTGCGCTGTGGGCGGCCATCACGGCCTTCCTGCGCGACCAGTTCAATGCCAATGAAATCCTGGTCTCGCTGATGCTGACCTATGTGGCGCAGTTGCTGTTGATGTGGGCCGTCAATGGTCCCTTGAAGGATCCCAATGGCATGAACTTCCCGCAGTCCAAGGTGTTCTCCAGCGAATTCATGTTGCCCATGCTGATGTCGGGAACACGACTGCACGTGGGCTTTGCGGTGACCCTGGTGGCGGCCGTGCTGATGGCCATCTTCATGATGCGCAGCCTGCGCGGTTTTTCGCTGATGGTGGGAGGCGTGGCGCCTCATGCGGCGCGCTATGCGGGTTTCTCGGCGCGCTCGGCCCTGTGGGTGTCGCTGTTGATCTCGGGTGCCTTTGCCGGGCTGGCCGGCGCCTTTGAAATTGCCGGCCCGATCGGTCAGTTGCTGCCCTCGGTATCGCCCGGCTATGGCTTTGCGGCCATCATCGTGGCCTTCATCGGCCGCCTGCATCCGATCGGCGCCATCCTGGGCGGGCTCATCATGTCGCTGCTGTACCTGGGCGGCGAGCTGGCGCAGTCGCGCCTGGGGCTACCTTCGGCCATTACCGGGGTGTTCCAGGGCATGTTGCTGTTCCTGCTGCTGGCCTGCGATACGCTCATCGATTACCGCCTCGTGTGGCACAAGAAAGTCTAA
- a CDS encoding ABC transporter permease produces the protein MEQLAPLIAASINAGTPLLLAAIGLLINERSGVLNLGAEGMMLVSAIAGFAVGYTTKSPLLGFLAGAVCGMLMASLFAWLALQLATNQVATGLALSIFGAGLSAFVGQRFVGLALPAQPNSIPLLGDIPFLGTALFHQHWMSYLAFALCLASIWFLYRTRAGLVLRAVGESPESAHALGYSVRGIRYLALLFGGACCGLAGAYMSLVYTPMWVEGLVAGRGWIALALTAFATWRPARVLLGSLLFGGVTIAQFYLQGMGVTVPSQILSMAPYLATIVVLALISRNPDWIRLNMPASLGKPFRPGAS, from the coding sequence ATGGAACAACTCGCTCCTCTCATCGCAGCCTCCATCAATGCCGGCACGCCGCTGCTGCTGGCGGCCATCGGACTGTTGATCAATGAACGCTCCGGCGTGCTCAACCTGGGCGCCGAGGGCATGATGCTGGTCTCGGCCATCGCCGGCTTCGCCGTGGGCTATACCACCAAGAGTCCGCTGCTGGGCTTTTTGGCCGGCGCCGTGTGCGGCATGTTGATGGCCTCGCTGTTTGCCTGGCTGGCACTGCAACTGGCCACCAACCAGGTCGCCACCGGACTGGCGCTGTCGATCTTCGGCGCGGGTCTGTCGGCCTTCGTCGGCCAGCGCTTCGTGGGGCTGGCCTTGCCGGCGCAACCCAATTCGATTCCGCTGCTGGGCGACATTCCCTTCCTGGGCACGGCCTTGTTCCACCAGCATTGGATGAGTTACCTGGCCTTTGCGCTGTGCCTGGCCAGCATCTGGTTCCTCTACCGCACGCGGGCCGGGCTGGTGTTGCGCGCGGTGGGCGAGTCGCCGGAGTCGGCGCACGCGCTGGGGTATTCGGTACGGGGCATCCGCTATCTGGCGCTGCTGTTCGGAGGCGCCTGCTGCGGCCTGGCCGGCGCCTACATGTCGCTGGTCTATACGCCGATGTGGGTGGAGGGACTGGTGGCCGGACGCGGCTGGATCGCGCTGGCCTTGACCGCCTTTGCCACCTGGCGTCCGGCACGTGTCTTGCTGGGCTCGCTGCTGTTCGGCGGCGTCACCATTGCCCAGTTCTACCTGCAGGGCATGGGCGTGACCGTTCCTTCGCAGATCCTGTCGATGGCGCCTTACCTGGCCACTATCGTGGTGCTGGCGCTGATCTCGCGCAACCCCGACTGGATCCGCCTGAACATGCCTGCCTCGCTGGGCAAGCCGTTCCGCCCGGGCGCTTCCTGA
- a CDS encoding BMP family ABC transporter substrate-binding protein — protein sequence MKISRRASLTMLATLAAATLIGCGKKEEPAAAAPAAAPAAAAPATDPLKVAFVYIGPVGDAGWTFAHDKGRKAVEEKFGDKVKTTFVENIPESAADAERVFRQLATDGNKLIFGTTFGYMEAMLKVAKEFPDVKFEHATGFKTADNLAQYDVRTYEGAYLAGVVAGKMSKSGKLGVVASVPIPEVIRNIDSFTLGARSVNPKATTAVVWVNKWFDPGKEREAATTLIGQGVDVLMQNTDSAAVVQTAQEKGVYAFGWDSDMTSFGPKAHLAASMINWGVYYTARVQAVLDGTWKSSTSWIGLKDNGIDLAAFNPELPAEVKTLVEERKKAIIDGSAPIWKGPIKDNTGKEVLGKDAVADDGFLHGIKFYVEGVDGKVPG from the coding sequence ATGAAGATTTCGCGCAGGGCATCCTTGACGATGCTCGCCACCCTGGCGGCCGCAACCCTGATCGGTTGCGGCAAGAAGGAAGAACCCGCTGCCGCCGCGCCTGCTGCTGCGCCGGCCGCAGCCGCACCGGCGACCGATCCGTTGAAGGTGGCCTTCGTCTATATCGGCCCGGTCGGTGACGCCGGCTGGACCTTCGCGCATGACAAGGGCCGCAAGGCGGTCGAAGAAAAGTTCGGCGACAAGGTCAAGACCACCTTCGTAGAAAACATTCCCGAATCCGCAGCGGACGCCGAGCGCGTCTTCCGCCAGTTGGCTACCGATGGCAACAAGCTGATCTTCGGCACCACCTTCGGCTACATGGAAGCCATGCTGAAGGTTGCCAAGGAATTCCCGGACGTCAAATTCGAACACGCCACCGGCTTCAAGACCGCCGACAACTTGGCGCAATACGACGTGCGCACCTATGAAGGCGCCTACCTGGCCGGCGTGGTCGCGGGCAAGATGAGCAAGTCCGGCAAGCTGGGCGTGGTGGCCTCGGTGCCGATTCCTGAAGTGATCCGCAACATCGACTCCTTCACCCTGGGTGCGCGTTCGGTCAATCCGAAGGCCACCACCGCCGTGGTGTGGGTCAACAAGTGGTTCGATCCGGGCAAGGAACGTGAAGCCGCCACCACCCTGATCGGCCAGGGCGTGGACGTGCTGATGCAGAACACCGACTCGGCGGCCGTGGTGCAGACCGCGCAGGAAAAGGGTGTGTATGCCTTCGGTTGGGACAGCGACATGACCAGCTTCGGCCCCAAGGCCCACCTGGCGGCCTCCATGATCAACTGGGGCGTGTACTACACCGCCCGCGTGCAGGCCGTACTGGATGGCACCTGGAAGAGCAGCACCAGCTGGATCGGTCTGAAGGACAACGGCATCGACCTGGCCGCCTTCAATCCTGAACTGCCGGCCGAGGTGAAGACCCTGGTCGAAGAGCGCAAGAAGGCCATCATCGACGGCAGCGCGCCGATCTGGAAGGGTCCGATCAAGGACAATACCGGCAAGGAAGTGCTGGGCAAGGACGCCGTGGCCGATGATGGCTTCCTGCACGGCATCAAGTTCTACGTCGAAGGCGTGGATGGCAAGGTACCGGGCTGA
- a CDS encoding RNA-binding domain-containing protein encodes MLRTELLEIIANGENSGVEFKRDDVRPEQLAKEIVALANLRGGMILLGVEDDGVISGIQRGDLETWVMDTVFGRYVHPLLLPFYEVVTFDDGNRVAVISIATGTSKPYVLRHNGREDIYVRVGSTSRLATREQQARLFESGGMLHSEMLPVSGAAFEALDRERLQDYLLTLAGDRELPETDDAWLRRMVGLGFMTDTGVATPVCTIAGLVLFGRTPRRFLRQAGVRWMAFDGDDKTYRALDDTILDAPLVGRFGSQGGSRELIERGLIEDLMNRMQPFVSVEHDELADGLRRQRTWHYPPGALRESIINALAHRDWTRALEVEVVSYADRLEVVSPGALQNSMTVEKVLAGQRSPRNPIIVEVLRDYGYVDARGMGVRNKIVPLMLEDNGVRPDFDATEDHVMLLLPRSAANP; translated from the coding sequence ATGTTGAGAACAGAGCTTCTGGAGATCATTGCGAATGGAGAAAACTCGGGCGTGGAGTTCAAACGGGATGACGTTCGTCCAGAACAACTCGCCAAAGAAATCGTGGCGTTGGCGAATCTGCGAGGGGGCATGATTCTGCTCGGGGTCGAAGACGATGGCGTTATATCCGGTATTCAACGTGGCGACCTCGAAACCTGGGTCATGGACACCGTTTTCGGTCGCTATGTTCATCCTCTGCTGTTGCCGTTCTACGAGGTCGTCACCTTTGATGATGGCAATCGAGTCGCCGTGATCTCGATTGCTACGGGTACGTCCAAGCCCTACGTGCTCCGACACAATGGACGTGAAGATATCTATGTGCGGGTCGGCAGCACATCACGCCTAGCCACCCGTGAGCAGCAAGCCCGACTGTTTGAAAGCGGCGGAATGCTGCATAGCGAAATGCTACCTGTCTCTGGCGCGGCCTTCGAGGCACTCGATCGAGAGCGCCTGCAGGACTACCTGTTGACACTGGCAGGAGACCGCGAGTTGCCTGAGACGGATGATGCATGGCTCAGACGCATGGTTGGCTTGGGATTCATGACTGATACGGGCGTCGCCACCCCTGTATGTACGATTGCGGGCCTAGTCTTGTTTGGTCGCACGCCGCGTCGCTTCCTGCGGCAGGCAGGTGTGCGTTGGATGGCGTTCGATGGGGATGACAAGACCTACAGGGCGCTAGATGACACTATCCTGGACGCTCCTCTCGTTGGTCGCTTCGGTTCGCAAGGGGGCTCCAGAGAGTTGATCGAACGCGGGTTGATCGAAGACCTGATGAACAGGATGCAACCATTCGTCAGTGTGGAACACGACGAGTTGGCAGACGGGTTGAGGCGCCAACGGACTTGGCACTATCCGCCTGGAGCGCTACGCGAGTCGATCATCAACGCGTTGGCTCACCGCGACTGGACCCGAGCGTTGGAGGTAGAAGTCGTGTCATATGCCGACAGGCTTGAGGTTGTAAGCCCCGGTGCGCTACAGAACTCCATGACGGTTGAGAAAGTACTTGCGGGTCAGAGGTCACCACGCAACCCGATCATCGTAGAGGTACTGCGTGATTATGGTTATGTGGATGCTCGTGGAATGGGCGTGCGCAACAAGATCGTGCCGCTAATGTTAGAAGATAACGGTGTCCGTCCCGACTTTGACGCTACTGAGGACCACGTAATGCTTTTGCTTCCGAGGTCTGCAGCAAATCCATAA
- a CDS encoding TrlF family AAA-like ATPase → MNNTLSQPSYTVARFWRCALQVNPSGYQSKYRGTEHGLDEDSYNQQLLDHCLTQGIKVVGIADHGSVDAIDGLRRFLEPHGIVVFPGFEIASSEKIHMVCLFPEGTSKDQLNRYLGKLDLTDLHDTVLPSQKTCLDLAKIIFDLGGFWYAAHMTGSNGLLRLNQDGGGLVHIWKSDELVKAGQIPGPPEDLPPNYKDIVFNKNPAYLRERRRIALLNAKDVAKPEDIADSRASCWIKMTRPSFESFVTAFKDPESRIRLGPLADAHYSRLQNLRFHGGYLDGISIELSAHLNAVVGGRGTGKSTLVESLRYVLDVPPRAASARRQHDEIVKANLGAGGRIELEVISRTLHGRRYLVSRRYGEPPIVKDEQGQVSTLHPRDLLPRIEIYGQNEIFELARDSASQTAILNRFLPSGSSLATELVAIAKRLTENRDKLLAATRQKDELQIQVGRLPKLTEQVQQFKSLGLESKLALVPLLERERQLSRRISEEMGRVGEGLSVLEDSLPDTTFLSEKALEGLPHAPLLASIRSTLDMLGKDFTTHLFALRKLLAEADVVAEAHQAQLKSHLSAESESLEKVFSSLPVFSGKPGRDVGRAYQELLREIESIRPSETRVETVNKFLAELEAQRRNLLDEFYRIRNQRSDELRTAVKALNRKLDGKLRLNLKIGGQRNTLKEFLLQVPGLGEKKLAWIEQVGDELTVPALVKAIRDGEDAIRRLTWDWGMQNSVVEALARLDRSLVLELEEIDLQDRILIELNIAHQSDVYKPLTHLSTGQQCTAILHLLLLENDDPLIMDQPEDNLDNAFIAERIVTQLRSAKTERQFLFATHNANIPVFGDAEWIGIFSASDSHAEMPTQAQGSIDIPEIRERVAEILEGGREAFSQRKEKYGF, encoded by the coding sequence ATGAACAACACATTGAGCCAGCCAAGTTATACCGTTGCCCGCTTTTGGCGCTGCGCTCTTCAGGTAAATCCTTCGGGCTACCAATCGAAATATCGCGGCACCGAACACGGGCTTGATGAAGACTCCTACAACCAGCAGTTGCTCGACCACTGCCTGACACAGGGCATTAAGGTCGTAGGCATTGCCGATCACGGAAGCGTCGACGCGATAGATGGTTTACGCCGTTTTTTGGAGCCGCATGGCATCGTCGTGTTTCCAGGGTTTGAGATTGCCTCCAGCGAGAAAATTCATATGGTGTGCTTGTTTCCTGAGGGCACCAGTAAAGACCAACTGAATCGCTATCTGGGAAAGCTTGATCTGACGGACTTGCATGACACAGTATTGCCCTCGCAAAAGACTTGTCTCGACTTGGCGAAAATCATCTTCGATCTCGGTGGCTTCTGGTATGCGGCGCACATGACTGGCTCCAATGGATTGCTGCGCCTCAATCAGGATGGGGGGGGATTGGTACACATCTGGAAGAGCGACGAACTGGTGAAGGCTGGCCAGATTCCGGGGCCTCCGGAGGATTTGCCACCCAACTACAAAGACATCGTCTTCAACAAGAATCCTGCCTATCTGCGTGAGCGTCGTCGCATCGCGTTACTCAATGCAAAGGACGTCGCCAAGCCGGAGGACATCGCTGATTCTCGCGCCAGTTGCTGGATCAAGATGACGCGTCCGAGTTTTGAAAGCTTCGTAACTGCTTTCAAAGACCCCGAGTCGCGCATCCGTCTTGGTCCCCTGGCAGATGCGCATTACTCCCGACTGCAGAACTTGCGCTTTCATGGAGGCTATCTGGATGGCATCAGTATTGAGCTATCAGCGCACCTGAACGCAGTCGTTGGTGGACGCGGCACCGGGAAATCGACCTTGGTCGAGTCTCTGCGTTACGTGCTGGACGTTCCACCACGTGCGGCGTCTGCTCGTCGGCAACATGATGAAATCGTCAAAGCCAATCTCGGTGCAGGTGGTCGTATCGAATTGGAGGTGATCTCCCGAACGTTGCATGGTAGACGCTATCTGGTTTCCCGTCGCTATGGCGAACCGCCCATCGTAAAGGATGAGCAGGGGCAGGTCTCCACACTGCACCCACGCGACTTGTTGCCTCGCATCGAAATCTATGGTCAGAACGAAATTTTTGAGCTGGCCCGCGATTCTGCAAGCCAGACTGCGATTCTAAATCGGTTCCTTCCTAGTGGTAGCTCATTGGCCACCGAGTTGGTAGCCATCGCCAAACGACTGACTGAGAATCGCGATAAGCTGCTGGCTGCAACGCGGCAGAAGGACGAATTGCAAATCCAAGTTGGACGATTGCCTAAGTTGACCGAACAGGTGCAACAGTTCAAATCGCTAGGTCTGGAAAGTAAGCTTGCGCTCGTGCCGCTGCTTGAACGTGAGCGCCAGCTTTCAAGGCGGATCAGTGAAGAGATGGGGCGTGTCGGCGAAGGATTGTCGGTGCTGGAGGATAGCTTGCCGGACACGACATTTCTGAGTGAGAAGGCGCTGGAAGGGCTGCCACATGCGCCGCTTCTGGCATCCATACGTAGCACGCTGGACATGCTTGGCAAGGACTTCACTACACATCTTTTCGCTCTGCGCAAGTTGCTCGCTGAAGCTGACGTGGTAGCTGAGGCTCATCAAGCGCAGTTGAAGAGCCATCTCAGCGCGGAATCCGAGTCTTTGGAAAAAGTTTTTTCCAGCCTGCCGGTGTTTTCCGGAAAACCTGGCCGCGACGTCGGTCGCGCGTATCAGGAACTGTTGCGTGAGATTGAGTCGATTCGGCCCAGCGAGACGCGTGTGGAAACCGTAAATAAGTTTTTGGCCGAGTTAGAGGCCCAGCGCAGAAATCTTCTGGATGAGTTCTATCGTATTAGAAACCAGCGCAGTGACGAACTTCGGACGGCAGTCAAGGCGCTCAATCGCAAGCTCGACGGAAAGCTTAGATTAAATCTGAAAATCGGTGGGCAGCGAAACACATTGAAAGAGTTTCTGCTACAGGTGCCGGGGCTTGGCGAGAAAAAACTTGCTTGGATAGAACAGGTTGGAGATGAGCTGACCGTGCCCGCACTGGTAAAGGCCATTCGTGACGGCGAAGATGCCATTAGGAGATTGACCTGGGATTGGGGTATGCAGAATTCCGTCGTCGAAGCCCTGGCACGGCTAGATCGGAGCTTAGTTCTCGAGCTCGAAGAAATCGACCTTCAGGATCGCATTCTGATCGAACTCAATATTGCACATCAAAGCGATGTTTACAAACCGTTGACGCATTTGTCAACTGGTCAGCAATGCACAGCCATTCTGCACCTACTCCTGTTGGAGAATGACGACCCGCTGATCATGGATCAACCTGAGGATAATCTGGACAACGCTTTTATCGCCGAGCGAATCGTCACGCAACTACGTAGCGCCAAGACGGAGCGGCAGTTCTTATTCGCCACGCACAACGCAAACATCCCGGTTTTCGGTGATGCAGAGTGGATCGGTATTTTCTCAGCTTCCGACTCCCACGCCGAGATGCCCACGCAAGCTCAGGGTTCCATTGACATACCGGAGATACGTGAGCGTGTCGCAGAGATTCTCGAAGGGGGGAGGGAGGCATTCTCCCAGCGCAAGGAAAAGTATGGCTTCTAG
- a CDS encoding ribbon-helix-helix domain-containing protein, whose product MSRPVDAEIKRVTVTLPQRQLDALQMIASREDVSVAWLVRKAVDKLLREGADVPVANLSQPSMRRKE is encoded by the coding sequence ATGAGTCGCCCTGTAGACGCCGAAATTAAACGAGTGACCGTCACGCTGCCGCAGCGGCAACTGGATGCATTGCAAATGATCGCCTCACGCGAAGATGTGAGTGTGGCATGGCTGGTGCGTAAAGCAGTCGACAAATTGCTGCGTGAAGGCGCTGATGTACCCGTAGCGAATCTCTCGCAGCCATCCATGAGGCGCAAGGAATGA
- a CDS encoding HigA family addiction module antitoxin encodes MMLSLGKYRCILSQVSGRDNCMIFLSPIRTTPRFDAKHERSATMRRMFNQPHPGSVLRAYFEGRSIAALARHIGMSRVTLQRIVNGAAGISPDMAYRLAAAFGTSPELWAGMQLQYDLHEAGKLERPVIERITA; translated from the coding sequence GATGTTGTCTTTAGGAAAATATCGATGCATCCTGAGCCAGGTCAGCGGGAGGGACAACTGCATGATTTTTTTGTCACCGATACGGACAACACCCCGTTTCGATGCAAAGCATGAGAGGAGCGCAACCATGCGACGCATGTTCAATCAACCCCATCCGGGTTCTGTGTTGAGAGCTTATTTCGAAGGCCGCTCAATTGCGGCATTGGCCAGGCATATAGGCATGAGCCGCGTCACCCTGCAACGGATAGTCAATGGCGCTGCCGGCATCTCGCCGGACATGGCCTATCGCCTGGCTGCTGCTTTCGGGACCAGCCCGGAGCTGTGGGCCGGAATGCAGTTGCAGTACGACCTGCATGAAGCCGGCAAGCTGGAACGTCCCGTGATCGAGCGCATCACGGCGTGA